One segment of Desulfosudis oleivorans Hxd3 DNA contains the following:
- the dtd gene encoding D-aminoacyl-tRNA deacylase, whose product MRAVIQRVQKSSVTVDGHVVGSIGPGLLVLLGVAGNDEQKDAEFLANKITSLRIFEDDAGKMNRSVIDTGGGVLVVSQFTLLADCRKGRRPSFVQAAEPRKAEALYLAFVEAVKNRGLTTATGTFGAMMDVSLVNDGPVTFVIESQ is encoded by the coding sequence ATGCGCGCGGTGATTCAGCGGGTTCAAAAGAGTTCCGTCACCGTGGACGGGCACGTGGTGGGAAGCATCGGACCGGGCCTGCTGGTGCTGCTGGGCGTGGCCGGCAATGATGAGCAGAAGGATGCCGAGTTTCTGGCAAACAAGATCACGTCCTTGCGCATATTTGAGGATGATGCCGGCAAGATGAACCGGTCGGTGATTGATACCGGCGGGGGCGTGCTGGTGGTTTCCCAGTTTACCCTGCTGGCCGACTGCCGCAAGGGCCGGCGCCCCTCTTTTGTGCAGGCCGCCGAACCCCGGAAGGCCGAAGCCCTGTATCTCGCGTTTGTCGAGGCGGTAAAAAACAGGGGGTTGACAACAGCCACGGGCACCTTCGGCGCCATGATGGATGTCTCCCTGGTCAATGACGGGCCGGTAACCTTTGTGATTGAAAGCCAATAA
- the aroQ gene encoding type II 3-dehydroquinate dehydratase codes for MARPVKKKVLVIHGPNLNMLGLREPETYGSQTLADIDTAVKNRGAEHGVVVESFQSNSESAIVEKIQTLVDGDVHGVIINPAAFTHTSIAIRDALLLLSIPIVEVHLSNIYRREPFRHTSMVADVAVGQIAGFGKAGYLLAVQAMAGLI; via the coding sequence ATGGCGCGTCCGGTCAAAAAAAAGGTCCTGGTCATTCACGGTCCCAACCTGAACATGCTCGGGCTGCGGGAGCCGGAAACCTATGGCAGCCAGACGCTGGCCGACATTGACACCGCGGTCAAAAATCGCGGCGCTGAGCACGGGGTTGTCGTGGAGAGCTTTCAGTCCAACAGCGAGTCGGCTATCGTGGAAAAGATTCAAACCCTGGTGGATGGTGACGTTCACGGAGTGATCATCAACCCCGCCGCCTTCACCCATACCAGCATCGCCATTCGGGACGCCCTTCTCCTGCTTTCCATTCCTATAGTGGAGGTTCACCTTTCCAACATCTATCGCCGGGAACCGTTCCGGCACACCTCCATGGTGGCTGACGTGGCCGTGGGACAGATCGCCGGGTTCGGCAAGGCCGGCTATCTTCTGGCCGTCCAGGCCATGGCCGGGCTGATCTGA
- the rpe gene encoding ribulose-phosphate 3-epimerase, with translation MKLIAPSILSADFARLGDEVMAVEAAGADWIHVDVMDGRYVPNITIGPLVVKAVRSVTSLPVDAHLMIMEPERYVAEFVQAGADLVAVHAEASVHLNRTIQLIKGLGARAGVALNPSTPLSVLDWVLDDLDLVVIMSVNPGFGGQQFIPNSLDKVRALKQRITERGLATQIQVDGGVNEKTIRDVSAAGTDVFVAGSAVFGSSNYKTTIATLRKLANEA, from the coding sequence ATGAAACTGATTGCGCCGTCGATACTGTCGGCTGATTTTGCCCGGCTGGGCGATGAGGTGATGGCGGTTGAGGCGGCCGGCGCCGACTGGATTCACGTGGATGTGATGGACGGCCGGTATGTGCCCAACATCACCATCGGCCCGCTGGTGGTCAAGGCGGTCCGGAGTGTCACCAGCCTGCCGGTGGATGCCCACCTGATGATCATGGAGCCGGAACGCTACGTGGCGGAATTCGTTCAGGCCGGGGCCGACCTGGTGGCCGTTCACGCCGAGGCCAGTGTCCACCTGAACCGCACTATTCAGTTGATCAAGGGGCTGGGTGCCAGGGCCGGCGTGGCCTTAAACCCCTCCACGCCGTTGAGCGTCCTGGACTGGGTGCTGGACGACCTGGACCTGGTGGTGATCATGAGCGTGAATCCCGGCTTCGGGGGCCAGCAGTTTATACCCAATTCCCTGGACAAGGTCCGGGCACTCAAGCAGCGCATCACCGAGCGGGGGCTGGCCACCCAGATTCAGGTGGATGGCGGGGTAAACGAAAAAACCATCAGGGACGTATCCGCGGCCGGTACCGACGTGTTTGTGGCCGGGTCGGCCGTGTTCGGCAGCAGCAATTACAAAACCACCATCGCCACGCTTCGCAAGCTGGCAAATGAGGCATAG
- the folE2 gene encoding GTP cyclohydrolase FolE2, with protein MKDIQKERDFRNMPIDKVGIKNLKYPIRVLDRKNGCQQTVGTINMYVDLPHESKGTHMSRFVEMLHILQPEISPKTFSVILDQMKKDLDAASAHMEVTFPYFIEKAAPVSGTPGFMEYTCKLMGTSRADGRVDLVSEVVVPISSVCPCSKEISDGGAHNQRGEVRLAIRSKKFVWIEDLIQLVEAAASCELYSVLKRVDEKWVTEKGYQNPKFVEDIVRDVAVALKNDTNITWFNISVENFESIHNHSAYATITCGRINP; from the coding sequence ATGAAAGATATTCAGAAAGAGCGGGATTTTCGCAACATGCCCATTGACAAGGTCGGCATCAAAAACCTCAAATACCCCATCCGGGTACTGGACCGGAAAAACGGCTGCCAGCAGACTGTTGGCACCATCAACATGTATGTGGACCTGCCCCATGAAAGCAAGGGGACCCACATGAGCCGGTTCGTGGAGATGCTCCACATCCTTCAGCCGGAGATATCGCCCAAGACCTTTTCCGTCATTTTAGACCAGATGAAAAAGGACCTGGACGCGGCCTCGGCCCACATGGAAGTCACCTTTCCCTATTTCATCGAAAAAGCGGCGCCGGTGAGCGGCACTCCAGGCTTCATGGAGTACACCTGCAAACTCATGGGCACCAGCCGTGCCGACGGCAGGGTGGACCTTGTCTCTGAAGTGGTGGTGCCCATCTCTTCGGTGTGTCCCTGCTCAAAGGAGATCAGTGACGGCGGCGCCCATAACCAGCGGGGAGAGGTGCGGCTGGCCATCCGGTCCAAAAAGTTCGTCTGGATCGAAGACCTGATTCAGCTGGTGGAAGCGGCTGCCTCCTGCGAACTCTATTCGGTCTTGAAACGGGTGGATGAAAAATGGGTGACGGAAAAGGGATACCAGAACCCCAAGTTCGTGGAAGACATCGTGCGCGACGTGGCCGTGGCCCTGAAAAACGATACCAACATCACCTGGTTTAACATCAGCGTGGAAAACTTCGAGTCCATTCACAACCACAGCGCATACGCCACCATCACCTGCGGCCGGATCAATCCGTAA
- a CDS encoding aminopeptidase: MTGQMSKKELDAFSKKTIRKPALVWDALSPAETRQSFDFAENYKRFLDDAKTERKAVTVIQKALAAAGFVDIDGRAKGKGKFYKVFRNKAVAAAVVGSAPLDQGMRIIAAHVDSPRLDLKQNPLYEEVDLAMLKVHYYGGIRKYQWLARPLALYGTVVGKDGRSFDVEIGEAETDPVITIADLLPHLAAKLQNSKKLSDVFEAEKLNLVAGSLPAGDEKQKDRFKLTVLKYLFDRYGLVEEDFASAELEAVPAGRARDVGFDRGLIGAYGQDDRVCAYTALAAIQDLKKPPRTAVALFFDKEEIGSEGNSGARSRFMEDFIADLFEKQDAPVSERVLRKAITASEALSADVNAALDPDYQEVHEKRNAARLGYGICITKFTGSGGKSGSSDASAEYVGRVRQIFNRAGIVWQTGELGRVDQGGGGTLAKFLAAYGMDIVDCGPALLSMHSPFELSSKADVYMTFKAFKAFFDDRQ; this comes from the coding sequence ATGACAGGTCAAATGAGCAAAAAAGAGCTGGACGCCTTTTCAAAGAAGACTATTCGGAAGCCCGCCCTGGTGTGGGACGCGCTTTCTCCTGCCGAGACCCGGCAGTCCTTTGATTTTGCTGAAAACTACAAGCGGTTTCTGGACGATGCCAAAACCGAGCGAAAGGCTGTGACCGTTATTCAGAAGGCCCTGGCCGCCGCCGGCTTTGTGGACATTGACGGCCGGGCCAAAGGCAAGGGGAAATTCTACAAGGTGTTTCGCAACAAGGCGGTGGCCGCCGCGGTTGTGGGCAGCGCCCCCCTGGACCAGGGCATGCGGATCATCGCGGCCCACGTGGACTCGCCCCGACTGGACCTCAAGCAGAACCCCCTTTACGAAGAGGTGGACCTGGCCATGCTCAAGGTCCACTACTACGGCGGCATTCGCAAATACCAGTGGCTGGCCCGGCCCCTGGCCCTTTACGGAACAGTGGTGGGCAAAGACGGCCGGTCCTTTGATGTGGAGATCGGCGAGGCGGAAACTGATCCGGTGATCACCATTGCCGACCTGCTGCCCCACCTGGCGGCCAAACTGCAGAACAGCAAAAAATTGTCTGATGTGTTTGAGGCCGAAAAACTCAACCTGGTGGCCGGCAGCCTGCCCGCCGGTGACGAGAAGCAGAAGGACCGGTTCAAGCTTACCGTGCTCAAATACCTGTTTGACCGGTACGGCCTGGTGGAGGAGGATTTTGCCAGCGCCGAGCTGGAGGCGGTGCCTGCTGGAAGGGCCAGGGACGTGGGGTTTGACCGCGGCCTGATCGGGGCCTACGGCCAGGATGACCGGGTTTGCGCCTACACGGCCCTGGCCGCGATTCAGGACCTGAAGAAGCCGCCCCGGACGGCCGTGGCCCTGTTTTTCGACAAGGAGGAGATCGGCAGCGAAGGCAACTCCGGCGCCCGGTCCCGGTTCATGGAGGACTTTATCGCCGACCTGTTTGAAAAACAGGACGCACCGGTTTCCGAACGGGTGCTGCGAAAGGCCATCACCGCTTCAGAGGCCCTTTCCGCGGACGTGAACGCGGCCCTGGACCCGGACTACCAGGAGGTCCATGAAAAGCGCAACGCGGCCCGTCTGGGATACGGTATCTGCATCACCAAGTTCACCGGTTCCGGTGGCAAGTCCGGGTCCAGTGACGCCAGTGCCGAATACGTGGGCCGGGTACGGCAGATATTCAACCGGGCCGGCATCGTGTGGCAGACCGGTGAGCTGGGCCGGGTGGACCAGGGCGGCGGCGGCACCCTGGCCAAGTTCCTGGCCGCCTACGGCATGGATATCGTGGATTGCGGCCCGGCCCTGCTCTCCATGCACTCACCCTTTGAACTCTCCAGCAAGGCCGATGTGTACATGACCTTCAAAGCCTTCAAAGCGTTTTTCGATGACCGGCAGTAA
- the fmt gene encoding methionyl-tRNA formyltransferase yields the protein MARDLRIVFMGTPDYAVPCLKALADNGYDVPLVVTQPDKPKGRGRKMAPPPVKVAAEALGLAVAQPASVRTDDFIRTLKNIAPDLLVVVAYGKILPRAVLELPALGAVNIHPSLLPRYRGPSPIQWAIAGMEAETGVTSIFMDEGMDSGDMILSARAPISDEDTAADLHDRLAVLGADVLIDTLARIESGTATPVPQDPEAVTFAPLLKKTHGRIDWNQPSARLRRFINAMTPWPGAFTETGTRRYKILAARPVTLEKKASPGTVVTRFPDELVVATADGGLVVTRIQGEAGKPMDVADFLRGHAIAEGTRFA from the coding sequence ATGGCAAGAGACCTGAGAATCGTTTTCATGGGAACCCCGGATTACGCGGTGCCCTGCCTGAAAGCCCTTGCGGACAATGGGTATGATGTGCCCCTGGTGGTGACCCAGCCGGACAAGCCCAAGGGCCGGGGCCGCAAGATGGCGCCGCCGCCGGTGAAGGTGGCGGCCGAAGCACTGGGCCTGGCCGTTGCCCAGCCGGCATCGGTCCGCACCGACGACTTTATCCGCACCCTTAAAAACATCGCCCCGGACCTGCTCGTGGTGGTGGCTTATGGAAAAATTCTGCCCCGGGCGGTTCTTGAGCTGCCGGCGCTGGGCGCGGTGAACATTCATCCATCCCTGCTGCCCCGTTACCGGGGGCCGTCGCCCATTCAGTGGGCCATTGCCGGCATGGAAGCAGAGACCGGGGTCACCAGCATCTTCATGGACGAGGGCATGGACTCCGGAGACATGATTCTTTCTGCCAGAGCCCCGATATCGGACGAGGACACGGCCGCCGACCTTCATGACCGGCTGGCTGTTCTGGGCGCCGACGTCTTGATCGATACCCTGGCCCGGATCGAAAGCGGCACCGCAACCCCGGTGCCCCAGGACCCGGAGGCGGTAACATTCGCGCCGCTTTTAAAAAAAACCCATGGCCGGATTGACTGGAACCAGCCTTCGGCCCGGCTTCGGCGGTTTATCAACGCCATGACGCCCTGGCCCGGCGCCTTTACCGAGACCGGCACCCGGCGATACAAAATTCTGGCAGCCCGGCCGGTGACCCTGGAAAAGAAGGCGTCGCCCGGCACCGTGGTGACCCGCTTTCCGGATGAGCTGGTGGTGGCCACGGCCGACGGCGGCCTTGTTGTCACCCGCATTCAGGGCGAGGCGGGAAAACCCATGGATGTGGCCGATTTTTTGCGGGGGCATGCCATTGCCGAAGGAACGCGGTTTGCGTAA
- a CDS encoding response regulator, with product MASILIIDDEKSVLEMIRHNLSRFGHTIHIAESAREGLATFKEESIDLVIADILLPELDGMHVVRHIRNLAGTALPIIGISSTPWLPDREHFDAVLSKPFPVENLVDCVREYTRKRTA from the coding sequence ATGGCGTCGATTCTGATCATAGATGACGAGAAAAGCGTTCTGGAGATGATCCGGCATAACCTGTCACGGTTCGGCCATACTATTCATATTGCTGAAAGTGCCCGGGAAGGCCTTGCGACGTTTAAGGAAGAAAGCATTGATCTTGTTATAGCCGATATCCTGCTGCCCGAGCTGGATGGCATGCACGTGGTGCGGCATATTCGAAATCTTGCAGGAACGGCGCTTCCGATCATCGGCATCTCCTCCACCCCCTGGCTGCCGGACAGGGAGCACTTTGACGCCGTTCTGTCCAAACCCTTCCCCGTGGAAAATCTGGTCGATTGCGTGCGGGAATATACGCGGAAGCGGACAGCGTAA
- a CDS encoding bifunctional riboflavin kinase/FAD synthetase produces the protein MRVVEGLDSLEGPFERAVVTIGNFDGVHKGHQALFARVKEKAREIGGTAVAVTFEPHPAKVLHPNTPAPPRITLYEQKAELIAANGIDALVCIPFSMVFAALGAMAFLKDILIHRIGMKAIVVGRDYTFGKHREGNVDFLEKHAQELGFEVICEPWVDTVPGHGRISSTTVRKTVMAGDVAVAFDLLGRYYQVRGTVVSGRGRGGSALGFPTANIALTDELCPANGVYAVTVEYGGRRLKGVANIGYSPTFEDHLFTVEVHIFDFAEQITGQRIRVNFIERLRDEKKFSGIDELKRQIAVDAAEARRILA, from the coding sequence ATGCGGGTTGTCGAAGGTCTGGACAGTCTGGAAGGGCCCTTTGAGCGGGCCGTGGTCACCATCGGCAACTTTGACGGTGTGCACAAGGGCCACCAGGCCCTCTTTGCCAGGGTAAAAGAAAAGGCCCGGGAGATCGGCGGCACAGCGGTTGCCGTTACCTTTGAGCCCCATCCCGCCAAGGTGCTGCACCCGAATACACCGGCGCCCCCCCGGATCACCCTCTATGAGCAGAAGGCGGAACTGATCGCGGCAAACGGAATAGACGCCCTTGTCTGCATCCCTTTTTCCATGGTGTTTGCCGCGCTGGGCGCCATGGCGTTTCTGAAAGATATACTGATCCACCGAATCGGCATGAAGGCAATCGTGGTGGGCCGTGATTATACCTTTGGCAAACACAGGGAAGGAAACGTCGATTTTCTGGAAAAGCACGCTCAGGAATTGGGTTTTGAGGTGATATGCGAACCCTGGGTAGACACGGTGCCGGGCCATGGGCGCATCAGCAGCACCACGGTACGGAAAACCGTGATGGCCGGGGATGTGGCGGTTGCTTTTGACCTGCTGGGCCGTTACTACCAGGTGCGGGGTACCGTTGTGTCGGGCCGGGGCCGGGGCGGCAGCGCCCTGGGGTTTCCCACGGCCAACATCGCCCTCACCGACGAGCTGTGCCCGGCCAACGGCGTCTACGCGGTAACCGTGGAATACGGAGGACGGCGACTGAAGGGCGTGGCCAACATCGGCTACAGCCCCACTTTTGAAGATCACCTGTTTACCGTGGAGGTCCATATTTTTGATTTTGCCGAACAGATCACCGGCCAGCGGATAAGAGTCAATTTTATTGAACGCCTGCGGGATGAGAAAAAGTTTTCCGGCATTGATGAGCTTAAACGGCAGATAGCGGTGGATGCGGCCGAGGCCCGGCGGATTCTGGCCTGA
- a CDS encoding PASTA domain-containing protein → MVKQLLKLSVLFVVMALGAGASVYLTFVFLVASEETVVVPDITGRNVAYGLEMLTGLGLSSRVKASDYSATVPKYHVIWQDPEPGARIKQGRSVSIIISRGNKEVLMPDLRGMGLDHVRIVIEENGLARGVLSEAHAAGVEARAVIAQYPGAGVTINRGTPVDLLVSLGKRPVAYVMPDITGDSLAEAIDSLDLLGLLPGEIRFEVRDTAPRNAVVGQVPEPGARVLEGSRVDLVINRVNAEEGSRLLQGGGGIRVSRYRLANGFLNRHINVKLNCMGTSFDLIDEFREPGSEVWAFIPAHQEATVLVYEDGKLVKTEVFESW, encoded by the coding sequence ATGGTTAAGCAACTCTTAAAGCTGTCGGTTCTTTTTGTGGTCATGGCCCTGGGCGCCGGTGCCAGCGTCTACCTGACCTTTGTGTTTCTGGTGGCATCGGAGGAGACGGTTGTGGTACCTGACATCACCGGCCGAAACGTGGCTTACGGCCTTGAGATGCTCACCGGGCTGGGGCTGAGCAGCCGGGTCAAGGCGTCGGACTACAGCGCCACCGTGCCCAAGTACCACGTGATCTGGCAGGACCCTGAACCCGGTGCCCGAATCAAGCAGGGCCGCAGCGTCAGCATCATTATTTCCAGGGGTAACAAAGAGGTGCTCATGCCGGATCTTCGGGGCATGGGCCTGGACCATGTTCGCATCGTGATAGAGGAAAATGGACTGGCCCGGGGGGTTTTGTCCGAGGCCCACGCTGCCGGGGTCGAGGCCCGGGCCGTTATTGCCCAGTATCCCGGTGCCGGGGTCACGATCAACAGAGGGACGCCGGTAGACCTGCTGGTCAGTCTCGGCAAACGGCCTGTTGCCTACGTGATGCCCGACATAACGGGGGACTCCCTGGCTGAAGCCATCGACAGTCTGGATCTGCTGGGGCTGCTGCCCGGAGAGATTCGTTTCGAGGTGCGGGATACGGCTCCCAGGAACGCTGTTGTCGGCCAGGTCCCCGAGCCGGGGGCACGTGTTCTCGAAGGCAGCCGGGTCGATCTGGTGATCAATCGGGTGAATGCGGAGGAGGGGAGCCGGTTGCTTCAGGGTGGGGGAGGGATACGGGTTTCCCGGTACAGGCTTGCAAACGGTTTTCTAAACAGGCATATTAATGTGAAACTCAACTGTATGGGCACCTCTTTTGACCTGATTGACGAGTTCCGGGAACCGGGTTCCGAGGTGTGGGCCTTTATTCCGGCCCACCAGGAGGCCACGGTGCTGGTGTATGAAGACGGAAAGCTGGTGAAAACAGAGGTGTTTGAAAGCTGGTAA
- a CDS encoding D-alanyl-D-alanine carboxypeptidase/D-alanyl-D-alanine-endopeptidase produces the protein MAYHSFSFSRAVRTVAVLATAMVLCTVAFAPAFAERPLSQLLEPGDSVLVQRMDDGRVVLAENPDTLLVPASILKIVTSLAAFEILGKDFRFITEFYTTPGGDLIIKGYGDPSLVSEEIEAAAFRIAAMVPSVGDILVDASFFAPGIAVPGRKIGSSQPYDAVNGALCANYNTVNVTRKDGRYVSAEPQTPLLDFARRRIARMDPFSGRVAFIEDASAAALYAGELFAWFLEKHGCHVSGKVACGRVEKGRDTLEFTHVSSSALGDNVEKLLRYSNNFTANQLLLACGAKAYGPPADLARGVAAVQDYVKTVLAIDGMKVVEGSGLSRENRMSARMMAGVLAAFEPYAGRMRVFGNEYYKTGTLSGVNTRAGYFLYEDGPRYLFVVMSNTPGRSADVLMPEIRKRVESDRRQTPAGPGELTD, from the coding sequence GTGGCATATCACTCTTTCAGCTTTTCCCGGGCCGTGCGGACCGTTGCCGTGTTGGCAACGGCCATGGTGCTGTGTACCGTCGCCTTTGCGCCGGCTTTTGCCGAAAGGCCCCTTTCCCAACTGCTCGAGCCTGGCGACAGTGTGCTGGTACAGCGCATGGACGACGGCCGTGTGGTGCTTGCCGAAAATCCCGATACCCTGCTGGTGCCGGCCTCTATTCTGAAAATCGTCACCAGCCTGGCCGCGTTTGAGATCCTGGGAAAAGATTTTCGTTTTATCACCGAGTTTTACACAACCCCCGGCGGCGACCTGATTATTAAGGGATATGGTGATCCCAGCCTGGTGTCCGAAGAGATAGAGGCGGCCGCATTTCGCATCGCGGCCATGGTGCCGTCCGTGGGTGACATTCTGGTGGACGCCTCTTTTTTTGCCCCCGGCATTGCGGTCCCCGGCCGGAAAATCGGATCGTCCCAGCCCTATGACGCTGTCAACGGAGCACTGTGCGCCAATTATAACACTGTGAATGTGACGCGAAAAGACGGCCGGTATGTCAGTGCCGAACCCCAGACCCCCCTGCTTGACTTTGCCCGGCGGCGGATTGCAAGAATGGACCCTTTTTCCGGCAGGGTCGCGTTTATAGAAGACGCATCAGCGGCGGCCCTGTATGCCGGAGAGCTGTTTGCCTGGTTTCTGGAAAAACACGGGTGCCATGTATCGGGCAAGGTGGCTTGCGGCCGGGTGGAAAAGGGCAGGGATACCCTGGAGTTTACCCACGTCTCTTCATCCGCCCTGGGCGACAACGTGGAAAAACTGCTGCGCTATTCCAATAATTTTACGGCCAACCAGCTGCTGCTGGCCTGTGGCGCAAAGGCTTACGGCCCGCCCGCCGACCTGGCCAGGGGGGTGGCCGCTGTTCAGGACTACGTGAAAACGGTTCTGGCCATTGACGGCATGAAAGTGGTGGAGGGGTCGGGCCTGTCACGGGAGAACCGGATGTCTGCCCGCATGATGGCCGGTGTGCTGGCCGCGTTCGAGCCCTATGCCGGGCGAATGCGCGTTTTTGGTAACGAGTATTACAAAACCGGGACGTTGTCGGGGGTAAACACCCGGGCCGGGTATTTTCTGTATGAAGACGGGCCGCGCTACCTGTTTGTTGTGATGAGCAACACGCCGGGCAGAAGCGCGGATGTGCTCATGCCGGAGATCAGAAAGCGTGTCGAGTCGGATCGCCGGCAGACCCCGGCAGGGCCGGGAGAGCTTACGGATTGA
- the def gene encoding peptide deformylase: MTVLDIVTYPADVLKDGALPVANIDGKLQQLIDDMAQTMYAHQGVGLAAVQVDSGLRLVIYDVSDQREKQQFRVVINPEVVAVDGECVSEQEGCLSVPELRTDVKRAATVRVEGVDREGRPLVIDAEGLEAIVLQHEIDHLNGTLILDRASRLKRELYKRKVQKRIKQAWQET, encoded by the coding sequence ATGACAGTTCTGGATATCGTGACCTATCCGGCGGATGTTTTAAAAGACGGGGCCCTGCCGGTGGCAAACATCGACGGCAAGCTGCAACAGCTCATTGACGATATGGCCCAGACCATGTATGCCCACCAGGGCGTTGGCCTGGCCGCGGTCCAGGTGGACAGCGGTCTGCGGCTGGTGATTTACGATGTGTCGGATCAGCGGGAAAAACAGCAGTTCCGGGTGGTGATCAATCCCGAGGTCGTGGCCGTCGACGGCGAGTGTGTCTCCGAACAGGAGGGGTGCCTCAGCGTGCCCGAGCTGCGTACCGATGTGAAACGGGCCGCCACGGTCCGGGTGGAGGGCGTGGACCGGGAAGGCCGGCCCCTGGTCATTGATGCCGAAGGGCTTGAGGCCATTGTGCTTCAGCACGAAATTGATCACCTCAACGGTACCCTGATTCTGGACAGGGCCAGCCGCCTGAAGCGGGAGCTTTACAAACGCAAAGTGCAGAAAAGAATAAAGCAGGCATGGCAAGAGACCTGA
- the rsmB gene encoding 16S rRNA (cytosine(967)-C(5))-methyltransferase RsmB, protein MRKFHRPADNRRPTAARKSDPRAVALRILTALEKGHRTLDQVADEALARVSFPEKRDRALVTTLVYGVLRWRNTLDYTIVHFSRTPLQRMDPAVLNILRLGLFQLRFLDRIPDFAAINSSVDLSKQAGLGRLSGFVNGLLRSSTRHPGEPDPPDMDKDPVQALCVTKSFPEWMIRRWIARFGIEETVQLCDFLNTVPPITVRVNGLRAAPEQVAASLAQEAAGVTPGRHAPEAVSFSSPKVPVHEMTAFGAGWFQVQDEAAQLIGLLTDPRPGQRVLDACAGLGGKTGHLARLMENQGRIVAADRDTAKLERLAGEMTRLGITNVRPMTLDMLVPEQLKDAGGFDRVLADCPCSGTGVIRRNPDTKWRLSEQDLARLQNDQIAMLTNLADHVRDGGLLVYAVCSMEPEENDAVVQSFLKRRPDFAIDTGVAADVPAVAGFTDDPGFFRTFPWRHGMDGFFGVRLKKNG, encoded by the coding sequence TTGCGTAAATTCCATCGACCCGCTGACAACAGGCGGCCGACAGCGGCCAGGAAATCCGACCCCCGGGCTGTTGCCCTTCGCATACTCACTGCCCTTGAAAAGGGCCACCGCACCCTGGACCAGGTGGCCGATGAGGCGCTGGCCAGGGTGTCGTTTCCGGAAAAGCGGGACCGGGCCCTTGTCACTACCCTGGTGTACGGTGTTTTGCGGTGGCGCAACACCCTGGATTACACCATCGTCCATTTTTCCAGGACCCCGCTGCAGCGCATGGATCCGGCGGTGCTGAATATTCTGCGGCTCGGTCTGTTTCAGCTGCGGTTTCTGGACAGAATTCCCGATTTTGCCGCCATCAACAGTTCAGTAGATCTGTCGAAACAGGCCGGGCTTGGCCGGCTGTCCGGATTTGTAAACGGCCTGCTGCGAAGCTCGACCCGGCATCCCGGTGAGCCGGATCCGCCCGATATGGACAAAGACCCGGTGCAGGCCCTTTGCGTGACAAAATCGTTTCCCGAATGGATGATCCGGCGATGGATCGCCCGCTTCGGTATCGAAGAGACGGTGCAACTATGTGATTTTTTGAATACGGTGCCGCCCATCACGGTGCGGGTCAACGGACTGCGGGCAGCCCCGGAACAGGTGGCCGCCTCCCTTGCCCAGGAGGCGGCGGGCGTGACACCGGGCCGGCACGCGCCCGAGGCCGTGAGTTTTTCCTCTCCAAAAGTGCCGGTGCATGAGATGACGGCCTTTGGCGCGGGATGGTTCCAGGTACAGGACGAGGCGGCCCAGCTGATCGGCCTTTTGACCGATCCCCGGCCCGGTCAGCGGGTGCTGGACGCCTGCGCCGGCCTGGGCGGAAAGACCGGCCATCTGGCCCGGCTCATGGAAAACCAGGGCCGGATCGTGGCGGCGGACCGGGACACGGCAAAGCTGGAGCGGCTTGCCGGTGAGATGACGCGGCTGGGCATCACCAATGTGCGGCCCATGACCCTGGATATGCTGGTCCCGGAACAGTTGAAGGACGCAGGCGGGTTTGACCGCGTGCTGGCCGACTGTCCCTGTTCCGGCACCGGGGTAATTCGCCGCAATCCGGACACCAAGTGGCGTCTTTCCGAACAGGACCTGGCGCGGCTGCAGAACGACCAGATCGCCATGCTGACCAACCTGGCCGATCATGTGCGTGACGGCGGGCTTTTGGTCTATGCCGTCTGCAGCATGGAGCCCGAGGAAAACGACGCCGTGGTGCAGTCCTTTTTGAAGAGGCGGCCCGATTTTGCTATAGATACAGGCGTGGCGGCCGATGTTCCGGCGGTGGCCGGGTTTACAGACGACCCGGGCTTTTTCCGGACATTTCCCTGGCGCCACGGCATGGACGGATTTTTTGGTGTGCGCCTGAAAAAAAATGGTTAA